In Oncorhynchus gorbuscha isolate QuinsamMale2020 ecotype Even-year linkage group LG03, OgorEven_v1.0, whole genome shotgun sequence, the DNA window TAATGCTTCATCCCACTGATGGACGAGCTAACAATGGAATGAACATGAGGTGTGGTCAGTAACAGACAAAGACTGGACTGccaagagagagcagaaagaaatAGAGAATAACTGCAGCCAGCAGTCTGTCTCTGAACATGATGCTTTAAATCTATCAGGGGTCAGTGTGCCTGTCATAGTGTGCCCTGTCTTTTTGTTATGCTAACAAGGGTCAAGATGTCTGGATTAGTCACTAAAATGTGTAACATTTGCACAGCACATTAATCACAGCATTCGGGGGCAAAGTATGAGACTATTGTTCTGCATATCCGGAAAAACACATCTACTGAAAATGATCACTTGACCTAACTACAATTAAGATAATAGCATTTGAAGTATGGTTGTTGTTTAcgataacattttttttaaagtttattTTGAATGTTATCTTTATAATTCCCTATAAAGATTAGAGCTGCCCAGACATTTTTGTTGTTGCGATTTCACTTGGTTTTGCGAAAGTTACCGCACCGGTAATACACTTCCTCATGCTTGTCCTGCAGTTGCAGAGATAAAACATGAAAAAGCCTCCATAAACACCCAAATATGTATTTTTAGAAACGGCAACGCTCTCGGTATAATGATGCAGCTCTATCGATGTTATACTCATGAAATTGTTATTCCGAATTTAATCTAAGTGACTaaagcccactgggcacagacgtcagttcaacgtttagttttgatttacatttggatgagctgtcaactaatgtgaattcaacaaaacatttcaccgtgtaattggatttaggttaaaagttgggtaaaaacaaaaaacaccTAATGCCCTTAccttgatgactttttgcaaattcaATCAGTTGATTCAACTTCATCACATAGATTGAGGGTTGAAATGTGGAAACAActttgattcaaacagttttgcaCAGTGGGTGGACACATCATACCATATTTATGTGACGTGTTTTCCCCCCAGGTTTGGTCAGAGGGACACGTCCATCCTGATGACCTCTATAGAGCATCCCATGCAACTGCTGGAAGAAAACAGCACTCCCTTGACGCAAAAAGCCGAACTGCGGTCAGTGCCACCCCAAAATCTGAAATAGCTTTTGTTGTTATACAACAAAAAGGTATCACGGCAATGACTGAACTTTCAAATTCTACACATCTATCCATGAAATGATCATGTGCTCCCTCCCATCTTTCAGATCAGGAAGACATGCTGATGCTATCTTTACCAACAGCTACAGGAAGGTTCTAGGTCAAATCTCAGCCAGGAAATTCCTACAGAGCATCATGGGAAAACGTCTACAGTGAGTAGTGGCTGTTTATGCAATCTGTCAGTAATGATATACTatagttaagcaataaggccagaggtgTGGTATAAAGCCAATATACCGAGGCTATAGGCTGTTCTTTGCACgacacaacgcggagtgcctggacacggTCCTTAGCTGCAGTATTTTGGCCATACATCaaaccccaaggtgccttattgcgattataaactgcttaccaacgtaattagagcagtaaaaataaatgctttGTCATACCTGAGGAATACAGTCCGATATAcaacagctgtcagccaatcagggctcaaaccacccagtttataattaagtATAGAAGCACTAAAAATTTTCATACTGTACTTATTCTATTCTTTTTTTTCAAACCCAGAGAAGGCCGGAGCTATAATGTGAAATGCCAGTCAGACATTTACGAGGGCACCTACAAACAGGATCTGACATCTGTTCAGAGAAAACAGAGTTACAGAGGACAGCAAAACAATTTCAAGATGCCAAGGTACAGTTCCCACCCAGTACATGGTTTTGAAATCATGATCTCACTGCAGACAAGTTCTGTAAGCCTTCAGAGCATACACGTTGCCAAATTGTAATCTGTGAAGTGTATCTCGTGGAAATGCATAGTTGTGATTGAACTGACAACCCTACTTAATGTTCTCTTCCAGACTTCTATGTAGTGAATGTAAGCGAGGACAAAGTGAAGACAAGAAGTGTTTATCTCCAACCCTAATGACCTGAAAATGTCAAAATAAAAAATTAAGCTATTTTACTATCAAAGCTTTGAGTCAAGAAAATCAATGTCCCTCAGTTCATACACTCTGGCAAACAATTGTACTAAAGGATATGTAACCAGTTTTCACAATAAAGCAACGAGATTTGATATGAGTCTAGTGCATTAATCTTACTTCCTTCTACCAACTGAAACAAATGCATTGTAGAGGCACTATTATTTCAAGTACTTGAGTCTGATAGAATTAGTGTGTATTGCACCAATAAGAAACAGCAGTACACAAATTAATCACCATTTCTTTAATTACAAAAACACCAGATTTTCTAGGACTGCCCATTTTATTCGGGGGGTCTTTATTGTAATGAGTGAATAGCTCACACCCTCCATGTAATTCAGTGAGGAGACAAGCAAATAATTAGACTTACGATGACCATGTCAGTGAAGCCACCTCAATCAACTTCTATCAAAAGGCCTTGTAAAATTGATGGCTACCTTCTTGATGCAAATGTTTACAAAGCAGTGGTAAGATGGTCACTGAGAAAAATGaatgtacaaaaaaaaaaaaaaatccatccaCATTTCATTATGAAACCACAAAAGTATATCCCCAAGCCCattataaaaacaaatataaGAAGGGCATTTGCAAAACGGCCAAACAAAAATGAAGTGCAAGGATGGTTAGCGTTGCAGACGTCAGCTGGAGCATCTGTGTCAGTAAACATCTGTCCGATCAAATCAAAGGTCTCGGTGGAGTTAACATTTACTTTCAAATGAAGTCAAACTGCATTTCAAATTTTCTATTGGATTCATGGAATAATATGTCTTTGATGACAGTCTGATGGTTGAGGACTCCTTGAAAACCAAAAACTAAGCATCTTAAGTCTCCAATCTTCGGTCATCATTTACTTGCAATTCTGCCagagaagaaaataaatacataagTCCGTTTGTTGTACATGTTAATTATCAGACAAAgacctttacattttttttaaatctatagtgagctccaaaagtattgggacagagacatgttgttttggctctgtacaccagcactttggatttgaaattatacaatgactatgGAGGTTAAAGtacagactgtcagctttcatttgaTGGTATTGTCATCCATAACAAATCAGGTCAaacatttagaaattacagcactttttacatagtgcgcccccccccccccacaatttCACTTCAATAAAGTAGTAAAGTTCAGTAATTAGTCACATATCCTAGAACGCAATGATTGCATCAAGCTTGaaactctacaaacttgttggatgcattttccatgcgttttggttgtgtttcagattattttaatataataataatatgcccaatagaaattaatagtAAATAAATGTAGTGCCATTTTGGTTTCACTTAAATTAAATAAAGATGAGAAATGTTTCTAACACCGCATCTACATTGTGGATGGTACCATGAtcacggataatcctgaatgaataaTGAGGAGAGAAAGTTGGAGGCTGAAATGCTAATCTCCCATGTTAATGTAATGTctttgggggtatgatatttgtgcacgCATCATTATCCGTTATCATGGGAGCATCCACATTAacgtagaagtgtttagaaacattttttacaataaaagtgacaatATTATTTTACAATTCATTTCTATCTGGCACAAATTTAAAACTGAAATGAGATCTTAAAATGTAAAGCCTGCATGAGAAGTCCTGGGTACATTAAAATCACATCTGATGTGAGAAActtcacacatttctttccaGCATAAGGATGAAGTGTACAGGATTTCGCCGCAACAGAATATGAACGGAAGAACAATGAGGATGATCGGATAATGCGGGAATGAGGAAGCGCCACACACGTTGCATCTTTAGAATAACCATGTACAATGGCAGGCAATATTAAGATTAATAACTGGTGACATGGACAGGATGGAAAAGGTGAGCAAAGATGATTTTTATGGTGGGATGAGCAAGATGTTGGTGAGTGAGCACTGCACCACACAGCCATGCATTACACAGGGCAATGGGGATGCACTGGGATGCAGTCCATAGAGATGCCCTTACTTCAGCCTGGAAGACTGGCCCTTTGTTATTAGAAAACAGGCCTTTACCGCAGGCTCCTATACTTTGCCAACCTACTACTTTGCTCTGCGGCAatcctgaaagagagagatgtagcaagGAGTAGACAGGAGTTAGGGAGACAGGAGGGCACTATAGGAGACGGTGGCTAAAGAAAGTCAGGCTAGTCAAGTTTCATCAATTGTGAAATTAAATCCACTGACTCCACATCAACCAAAAGGAGCATGAGACTAGAATATGGTTAAAAGGACTGGGTCAGAAAGGACAGGAGTAAGGTGCAGTAATTCCACAGTAATACTAGGCAATTAGAGCTTGAAGCCTTCAGCCAGTGACACTTATTACCGCTGTGTCTCGGTGGCCTTTGGAGAGCTCTACATGTGGAAGGCTtgagggaaaaaaaaaaaaaaaacacccacACAGTTCAATCTGGCCAGGCCCTCTCATGCTCCCAGTAGACATACGCTCTACAGCGGTGGCTCCACTCTTCTGCTAGCCTGGCTGGGCAAAGGGCCCCTGGGGGACACACACTGAGGGGGCAGCATGTCACAGTAGGCCCTTACACACGATCTCAAGGGCCTTGAGTGAACGTCCGGCAGCCACAATCTCAGAGAAGCACCAAGAGGACCCAAAGCCCCAGAGTCCTTCTCATATGAAGAGGTCAAACTTTCTCCCTGTGGTCAAGAGCTCTCTAGGCAGGAAATCTGACAGTCAGTCTGTGTTTTTGCGAAAGCTAATAGAAGTCATACCTCTTGACTGCTTTCTGGGCCAACATGCGGTTTCCAGCCAGGAAGGTGAGACTGCCGATGATGGCCAGGTACTTGAGGGTCTGGAACATGTTGAGGTGAGTCCAGTAGACATACATCAGTCCCAGCATGCCTGAAACATGACAATAAACAGTAAAAGGTGATAAACTAGGAAAAAGAGATATCGGTGGAGTGACAATGCCAGTAGTTTCCATTGTAATCCACGACTCTGAACTCCGTACTCACATGCGTGGCCCACATGGAAGAGGACAGCGCTGGGGGAGAGGCTGAAGTTTGAGATGTTGGCCCCGAGTTTGAACcactgaacagagaggggggCGAGAACAAGAGAATATTGTTCATGGAACACGGCAGTACAACAACAGGTCTGGAAACAGATTAATTTACAATGCACTGATGCAAGCCTTTCGCAGTATGGACAATGTCGCCACACAACGGTGTCAGAAATGA includes these proteins:
- the ghrh gene encoding somatoliberin; amino-acid sequence: MMMDRAVLLVFCCLVMSVSVAPLYPSIRFGQRDTSILMTSIEHPMQLLEENSTPLTQKAELRSGRHADAIFTNSYRKVLGQISARKFLQSIMGKRLQEGRSYNVKCQSDIYEGTYKQDLTSVQRKQSYRGQQNNFKMPRLLCSECKRGQSEDKKCLSPTLMT